The nucleotide window ACTCTCCAGATACGCAGATGCCACAACAGTTGCTGTCACTGCCAATAAGCCGAGTAAAGAGTAGCTCAGAGTTTGGTTCTACATCCTCGGTGGCGCGGAGTTCCACATCATCAAAAAGAGTCCCATCATGGCGACGAAGAACATTAGGAGGATGCTGACCTCCATGATTTGGCTAAGGGCTTGTTCTGAAGATTTCTTACTGTAACCTACTAAAGTAGCTACAAGCCCATTGAAAGCAAGGGAGGTGACAGTGGATGAGAGACTTTGGAATTGCTTCAGCTCCGACTTGTAGTTTTCGTAACCTGTTGCACCATGGTCATCTTCTGTTTGGATCGAGCAGCAGTAGATCAAGCCAATAATCAAGGATGGTGGAACTAGAGCAGCCAAAAAGTTCAGGAGTTTGGGTATGAGATATAGGAAACTAGCAGCTGTGAGGACCAACAGAGAACAGGAGATGATGATGAGTAGGGTAATTGGAGAGCTAAACTGGCCAGCAAGGGCAGCGGGATGCCGATCAGATAGCAAATTGGAGGTGAGAAACATAAGACTTAGCCCACAAAGAAGATCGGAGAAGGTAAGGATGCCACAGATAACAAGGTGCAACCGTTTTACGTGGCCTTTTAATTCTCGGAAGCCAGTAAAAAGTGTCGTCACTGCCGTAATATTGATGGTGACAATAATAAAGGATAACCCCAGAATTTGTTTCATCCAGTTCACATTGCCATGCCGTTCGCAGCTTCGATCGATTTGACCTTCTTCCATCTTTGTCCATGTCGAGGAAGCAAGAACAGAAAAGGTTAGATGCTTAGAAGAAAAAAACGAGAAACGAAAACCGAGAAAACAACAacgttaagagagagagagagagagagagagagagagagagagagagagagagatcgtgtCTATAGTGTATTATTATTGTACATATCGCTAGGGTTAGGAAAGTGTGGGGAAGAACGACTGCTGAAAGCTGTAAAAGACATCGTTGCTTCGGATCATATATTTAAACTACAGTGGAGATGACGATGATGAGAATGAATCGATAGACCGTTAAATTACCATTTCCAAGGAGCCCTTAAATGAGCCATCAACTGCTGATTGCGATCCACTCATGGGAGGAAGCGACTTTTTGGAGAAAGAGGAGAACAGTTGATTGCTCTCCTAATTAATAAACTCACCCCCAGCTCCTCCGAAGAGAAGATTAATGCTCATCAAGAAGATGGATAGAGATCATATTACCTGAACCTGTAGACGAAGCTCCAGCTTTCCACCCATCAGATCCTGCAGGGGATGGGAACAGGCCGGATGACTATGAGAGAGAAAAATGACAGCGACGAGTGAAGTAGGATGTTCTGTCAAAGACGGCGGCTCTCTCGACAGTAGGTTGCTTAGCTACTAAGCTTGTTGCTTGTGAAAGGCATAAGATGTTGGATACTGCGGAACTGAAACCACCGGAACAGAAAGCAGAATGGTTCGGTTCTAATTTACATCGCTTTGACCTTCTTTTATCTTTGTGTATGTGAAGGAAGAAAGAACAGAAAGGTAAGATGGCTGAATGAGAAAAAGGAGAAACAAAAAACGAGAAAACATCGTCATCGCTGACATAAACTCCACTTTTCCGATCTCTCAGCTCTTAGCTCTCAGCTCTCAGCTCTCAGCAGTGGAGTTTATGTTGACAGGAGCTTCTAGAAGAACTTTTCCTTATTTAAACTCCACTGCTGACATAAACTCCTGCCGATCGGAAAAGTGGAGTTTATGTCAGCGATCTCTCAGCTCTAGGAGTTTATGTCATCATCGTCATCGCTGACGGAGAGGTTCCGACGTTAAGCCCGACAGTCACTTCTTGCTTCAGAAGTAGAAGTAGGATTGAGAATTGCTGCGTAATCATTGACCATCTAGAATCTTTGACCATCTAGAAGCACATCTTTGTCCATTATAAAATGACCCATCCTCTAGGCACTCAACGGAACGATAGCAGGAGCACCGTGTAGAGGTTCAGGTAATATGATCTCTATCCATCTTCTTGATGAGAATTAATCTTCTTCTCTTCGGAGGAGCTGCGGCTTAGTATATTAATTGGGAGAGCAATCAATTGTTCTCCTCCTTCTCCAACTAAGTTGCTTCTTCTAGCTGTTGAAACTGAAcggtgaatgcatcttcttctcctTTGTCTTCTTCTTTCTAACTGTTGCAACCAAACGAGAAGAGCAAACGTACGTTCTCTCCCCCTCTCccttaatttttcttcttctgaatTCTCTCCATTCAGTAGGTCAACTTCTTCTCGATCTCCACTTCGAACAAACAGGAGGTAGCAAGTagtgcttctctctctctttccctacCTTTCTCTTCACTTCAACGCTTCCCCAACTCTTCAATTCTTTTCTCTCATCAAATAATACATAATTATGTTGTGCAGGAGTTGCAGCGCAGCGTCCTGGAATCAAGCGGGATGCCTGTTCCTCCCATGAGTGGGTCGCAATCAGCAGTTGATGACTCTGAGGGCTCATGGGAAATGGTAATTAAACAGTCTATCGATtcattctcatcatcatcatcatctccactGCAGTTTAAATCTATGATCCGAAGCAACGATGTCTTTTACAGCTTTCAGCAGTGTTCTTCCCCACACTTTCCTAATCCTAGCGATATGTACAATAATAATAGTCTAAAGagacgatctctctctctctctatctctctctctcttacatttATGTACAGAAGAATGATTGTTGTTTTCTCGTTTTTTGTTTCTCCTTTTTCTCATTCAGCCCTCTTACCTTTCTGTTCTTTCTTCCTTTACATAAACAAAGATAAAAGAAGGTCAAAAGCGATGGAAATTAGAACCGAACAATTCTGCTTTCTGTTCCGGTGGTTTCAGTTCCGCAATATCCAACATCTTATGCCTTTCACAAGCAACAAGCTTAGTAGCTAAGCAACCTACTGTCGAGAGAGCCGCTGTCTTTGACAGAACATCCTACTTACACTCGTCGCTGTCATCTTTCTCTCTCATAGTCATCCGGCCTGTTCCCATCCCCTGCAGGATCTGATGGGTGGAAAGCTGGAGCTTCGTCTACAGGTTCAGGTAATATGATCTCTATCCATCTTCTTGATGAGCATTAATCTTCTCTTCGGAGGAGCTGGGGGTGAGTTTATTAATTAGGAGAGCAATCAACTGTTCTCCTCTTTCCTAACCCTAGCGATATGTACAATAACAATACACTATAGacactatctctctctctctcttaacgtTGTTGTTTTCTCGGTTTTCGTTTCTCGTTTTTTCTTCTAAGCATCTAACCTTTTCTGTTCTTGCTTCCTCGACATGGACAAAGATGGAAGAAGGTCAAAGCGATCGAAGCTGGGAACGGCATGGCAATGTGAACTGGATGAAACAAATTCTGGGGTTATCTTTTATTATTGTGACCATCAATATTACGGCAGTGACGACACTTTTTACTGGCTTCCGAGAATTAAAAGGCAACGTAAAACGGTTGCACCTTGTTATCTGTGCCATCCTTACCTTCTCTGATCTTCTTTGTGGGCTAAGTCTGATGTTTCTCACCTCCAATTTGCTATCTGATCGGCATCCCGCTGTCCTTGCTGGCCAGTTTAGCTCTCCAATTACCCTACTCATCATCGTCTCCTGTTCTCTGTTGATCCTCACAGCTGCTACTTTCCTGTATCTCATACCCAAACTCTCGATTTTTTTGGCTGTTCTATTTCCATCATCCTTGATTAGTGGCTTGATCTACTGCTGCTCGATCCAAACAGAAGACGACCATGGGGCAACAGGTTCCGAAAGCTATAAGTCTGAGCTGAAGCAATTCCAAAGTCTCTCATCCACTGTCACCTCCCTTGCTTTCATTGGGCTTGTAGCCACTTTAGTAGGTTACAGTAAGAAATCTTCAGAACAAGCCCTTACCCAAATCATGGAGGTCAGCATCCTCCTAATGTTCTTCGTCGCCATGATGggactcttttttatgatgtggaaCTCCGCGCCACCGAGAATGCAGAACCAAACCGCCAGAGTTTTCTTCCCTAAGGTCCTGAAAACTCTGAGCTACTCTTTACTCGGCTTATTGGCAGTTACAGCAACTGTTGTGGCATCTGCGTATCTGGAGAGTTACCTTCCACTGGCTCTCTCCCCGGTGCTGTTGCTCGGAGTAATCGTCTGGTTCGTCATGAAACCTCACTGTCAGGGAGGAAGACTCCTACCGCAGATTGACACCATGGATCATAAAGCTGAGCTCAAACCCATGTCCAAAGTTGCTACCGTCACCACGCAGATCACATTTGGTGGTATGATGAGCGTCTTCTCAGGATTGTTCGGCGACAAAGACAGCGGATTCCAACACAAGATCTTCATGCTGTTGATGTTCTTCGCATTCTTGTCCAGCTTCAGCGTGAACTTGCTCACAGTCAGCACTCCGAAAGCAGCAACTCAGATCACAGTTATCTGGATACTGAACACTTGCACTTTCTTCTTCCTCGCGTTGGGAGCAGCTGCCGTTTACTTGGTCGTGGTCATGGGAGGCTGACACTGTCCAAGATATTAATGTGTGAGAAAGAGAataaaaaagatgatcaaatgaaTAATCTTACATTGCTGCATACGTAATCTTTCAATGGCAAATACATGGGAGGCAGACAGAGTCATAAAATAAGACTTTCTCTAAATTCTGCATGGTTGTTGAATGTATATGGAcgatattttaagaaaaataataggtTTCTGGGTTTGTTTTTCTATATTTTCGAAAAAGATCTTTTTTCCAGTTGTACAATGATTAAAAAAACCCTTTAAAATGTTATTTCTTATCAAAATTCAGTTTGGAATGAACCCATCAAAGTCCTTATGTCGGAAAAACAAGAATGACAGTATTAACAAGCAACGTAGAGATAAACAATCAAAGTCCTTATGTTGTACTGATGTCGAGTCGTCTCAAGGAACAAAGTGCAGTAAAGATTATAATgcattctaaaataaaaaaatattaatacctCCGCTCCCTGAGTCTGACCATTTGACCAAGATAATCGTTTTATCAGAATAATCATCCCGGAATAGATAATGTGGAACAAATGATATGATCATTACTTTCGAtcaattgagatttatatatgaaATTGAATGAACACCCATTGGATATATTAATTATCAAATATCACATCAATTATCAAATATATCGATTGAGTATCTAAAAGAGTATATTCTCTCGTTAAACAAACAATTTAAAGAATACATTATCTAAATTGGCTTTGTAAGATATGCTTTGATTTTAAAAACAAACTAAATGAACACTTatgagctatatatatatatatatatatatatatatatatatatatatatatatatatatgcttgtgGACACTTACTAGAGATGTTTTGTAAAATAGATCTTTGATGTAGTTCTCAGTCCTTTTAGAAAGTGGGATATGAGATATGATCATCTCGTCTCTCAATTAAAGTGGAATAAAAGGTTTGAGATACAAATAattttcatcttaaaaaaatttaACTATAATTCaagttttaaatatttaataatttctcTCTTCTGGACATAACAATTCCAACAAATTTGACTTTATCACTTAGAATATTTAGAAGCTAATGTCTTTGTAATATGCAAGAAGACCGAACGAGTAATAATAAGTCAATTCTTTTGTgctaaaaaaacccaaattaaTGAATACATAGGCCTcaatttcataaaaaataaaaaaattgaaacatATATATTGATAGGAAATATTTTGATAATCAATCTCATCCATCTAGTCATAACATAGGGATGCGATTGGTATGTTGGAAGATATGGTCTATTGGCCTTGAGGATGATGATCCATGGCGGACCATTTGGGTCGGCCTAATTAGCCCTCACAGATAGTAATCCATGGGTGACCGATCGGGTTTGCCTCCCCTCGATCGATCCCCCTGAGAGAAATGCCAAGGGAATAGTGTTACGATCATTACAAGCTCATTACCCCCCATTGATTGAATGATAGTGGAAAGATGTTACGACCATTACAAGTGATTTCTCCAAccaaatatatataaaagctaACCCACAACGTTAGTCTAAGGGGTCGGATATCTTTGCAACTAACCCTCTACATTACACAACTACCCTAGAGCTAACTTGTGTGTCAGAGGGGTCATGTCGGGAAACACTCTCGGCATCGACGAGCCTAGATCCACCTTGGTTCGACCTTAAGGTTACCTCGAAATGATCGAGACCATGTGAAGATTGCCTCGGAGCACCCCATCTATGTCAGAGCTACCATGAGAGTGCCTTGAATGTCTCTACACCTTCAGGTCCAAATCGAGCTAGGTTGACTCAACCATCGATGATAAAACCCCATAACATTTTAGCGCTAGAAGAAAAACCCTAAATGTCATAGTAACATCCACTCATGAACTCTCTCAACAAGTGCTTTAGTGAGGAGGCTCTACCCCCAACCCGCAATACCTTTATGCAAGGAGGGCAGCCACCATCCTTTCCTCAGGTGGTTG belongs to Musa acuminata AAA Group cultivar baxijiao chromosome BXJ3-5, Cavendish_Baxijiao_AAA, whole genome shotgun sequence and includes:
- the LOC135637938 gene encoding uncharacterized protein LOC135637938 yields the protein MPVPPMSGSQSAVDDSEGSWEMDLMGGKLELRLQVQMEEGQSDRSWERHGNVNWMKQILGLSFIIVTINITAVTTLFTGFRELKGNVKRLHLVICAILTFSDLLCGLSLMFLTSNLLSDRHPAVLAGQFSSPITLLIIVSCSLLILTAATFLYLIPKLSIFLAVLFPSSLISGLIYCCSIQTEDDHGATGSESYKSELKQFQSLSSTVTSLAFIGLVATLVGYSKKSSEQALTQIMEVSILLMFFVAMMGLFFMMWNSAPPRMQNQTARVFFPKVLKTLSYSLLGLLAVTATVVASAYLESYLPLALSPVLLLGVIVWFVMKPHCQGGRLLPQIDTMDHKAELKPMSKVATVTTQITFGGMMSVFSGLFGDKDSGFQHKIFMLLMFFAFLSSFSVNLLTVSTPKAATQITVIWILNTCTFFFLALGAAAVYLVVVMGG